The Henckelia pumila isolate YLH828 chromosome 2, ASM3356847v2, whole genome shotgun sequence genome includes a window with the following:
- the LOC140878701 gene encoding uncharacterized protein produces MAPKPLEGGDNPDVAENWMEEMETYFEVYRFTDEQKVQAVKFLLHGNSRKWWNSTSAPIITAQGSATWEEFRKTFREFYFLTVLRPTKTNELMNLKQGSMSIEEYKLKFFELLPYFPYVASSSEVKYDLFLQSLNPYIYSLVSINNDPTSYEVLVKRCRQLENTLKRNRNFSSSFRRGNYLGPRGQYFKKSDTGASHSFVSARFNKRYRLSYIPLDVVLSVSTSNGHSSLAKHLVLGCTLEFEGSELLANFMILAMEDFDCILGIDILTSYRATMDFYQKIFQFRSVEGDSWFFYGEGVRPLMLLVSALRAFQALETGFPPVREVEFGIELVPWMAPISRYYRRFIKNFLQIARPLTQLTRKDVPFVWSSECEQSFDELKGRLTTAHVLALPSGPEGYVIFTDASLQGLGYLLT; encoded by the exons ATGGCTCCAAAGCCATTAGAGGGAGGCGATAATCCGGATGTGGCTGAGAACTGGATGGAAGAAATGGAAACTTACTTCGAAGTGTATCGTTTCACTGATGAGCAAAAAGTACAGGCTGTTAAATTCCTTCTTCATGGGAATTCTCGTAAGTGGTGGAATTCTACTTCCGCACCGATCATAACAGCGCAAGGCTCAGCTACTTGGGAAGAATTCCGTAAGACATTTCGAGAATTTTACTTTCTTACAGTTCTACGCCCAACGAAGACGAATGAGCTGATGAATCTGAAACAGGGCAGCATGTCCATTGAAGAGTACAAATTGAAGTTCTTTGAGCTTTTGCCTTATTTCCCGTATGTTGCCAGCAGCTCGGAGGTCAAATATGATCTTTTTCTGCAAAGTCTCAATCCGTATATTTATTCTCTAGTGTCTATCAACAATGATCCGACGTCGTATGAAGTATTGGTGAAGCGTTGCCGCCAATTGGAGAATACCCTCAAGAGAAAccgaaacttttcttcttctttccgaCGAGGAAATTACTTGGGTCCGCGAGGCCAATATTTCAAGAAATCGG atactggtgcatcgcattcgTTTGTTTCAGCAAGATTTAATAAGCGCTATAGATTGTCGTACATACCTCTAGACGTAGTGTTATCTGTGTCTACCTCAAATGGTCATTCATCTTTGGCCAAGCATTTAGTCTTGGGATGTACTTTAGAGTTTGAGGGCTCTGAGTTGTTAGCAAACTttatgattctagcgatggaggattttgactgtattttgggtaTTGATATTTTGACCTCTTATAGAGCTACGATGGATTTTTATCAGAAGATTTTTCAGTTTCGTtcggttgagggtgatagttggtttttctatggtgaaggAGTGCGACCTCTTATGCTTCTGGTTTCAGCTTTGAGGGCTTTTCAGGCTTTAGAGACAG GGTTTCCTCCAGTCCGAGAGGTCGAGTTTGGGATTGAACTTGTTCCATGGATGGCACCGATTTCTC GGTATTATCGGCGGTTTATCAAGAATTTTTTGCAAATTGCTAGACCATTGACACAGCTGACAAGAAAAGATGTTCCTTTTGTCTGGTCAAGCGAGTGCGAGCAGAGCTTTGACGAGTTGAAAGGCCGATTGACTACTGCACATGTTCTTGCATTACCATCTGGACCCGAAGGCTATGTGATTTTTACAgatgcatctcttcaagggttgggATATCTGTTGACATAG